The genomic window GCACCCTTCTCATTCAGGGCTTTCAAAAAGACGGTCCGGTCCCCTGGATTCTCGTACAGCTCCTTGGCCAGATTACGACCCACAAGCTCATCGCTGTCCTGATACCGGAACATCTCTGCCAGCGCCTGATTCGCGAACAGGATATTGCCCTCTGTATCCGTCGCATACACACCACTTCTCATTGAATCCACGATTCTTGTGCAGGCGTCTTGGTGCTCGCCCAGGACTTGCACTCTATTGGCCGACTTGATATTGCTTTTCATGCCCTGCCTCCTGTTGTAGTTAGGCCCATCCGCCGGTTTTCCGGCACACTGTTTTTAAATACTTTACAGTATGTACTAATACTTAACATCCGGTCCAAAAAAAACCGCATCTTCCTAAAAGGTCGGAGGTGTTACCACCCACAGCGCCTCGGTCTTCCCCTGGTGGATATTTCTAAAAGAATGAGGCGTGTGCGAATTGAAATAGATGCTGTCCCCCTTCTTCAACTGATAGGTCTTATCCTCCAGATTGAGTTCCAGACTCCCCTTCAAGACCAGTACAAACTCCTGCCCGTAATGGGTGTACACATCCGTACCGGAGCTTGCTTCCCGCTCCAGTTCAAACAAGAGCGGTTGCATTTGCTTTGTTGGCCCCGGGTTCGAGAGCACAAACATCTTGATGTCACTCCCGATATCCCTGATCGCATCCCGATCCGCTTCCCTTACCACAGGATCATCCAGGACCTTATGCTGCTCGCCCACCAGATTCCCCACTGTGGTTTGAAGATGATCCGCCACCTTCTTGAGCGTGACCAAAGAGGGGGAGGTCTTGCCTTGCTCGACCTGGGACAAAAAGCTGGCACTAACCCCAACCTTATGCGCCAGTTCACGTAAGGTAATTTGTCTTTCCCGCCGCAGCCTCTTCATCTGTATGCCGACTATCTTCATATCCCGCCTCTCCTGGATAAATGTAACCTACGGAGACCTTATTGTCAACCCCTAATTAACAAATAGATCGAAAAGTAACTATAACTGGAATTCGGCAGAAATCTTTCCCGAAGGAGAGCCTACCCCTGAACTCTATCTTGATTCTCGTCTAACAAAGCCTGGCATGTGACCGGAGCATGTCTTCAACTCTCTGCCGCAGGCTCCGGTCGCTCACACGGTTTACTTCACATCCTCAAACACCCTGCCCACTTGTTGTTTAAGCCTCTTGGCCGAATCGATGAGGCTTGGGCCTGCCTTGATAGTCTCCACAATAGTCTGTGCATCCTCCGTAACAATGAGCGCATCCGGTCCGATGGATATAACCCCTTCACGAGGCAGCAGACCCTTACCCTCCAGCATGTCTCTGAGCAGTCCACCAGAGACCTCAAAGTGTGTGATCTCTCCGCTCCCAGGACGGAAAAAGAAAGAAATTACCACCAAATCCAATCTTTCGCCGCTTTTGCTCAATACCGGCACTCCATTGATCCGTCCCCCCAGCTCAAGATCTTGATCCACTTCGGACCAAGGAACGGGCTTAGTCAAGTTCTCTTCGGAACGGATCATCAGCGCATCGATACCGAATGTCTCAATGTCCTCCACCCGGATCAGCGCCTCCTCGGCCTTCATATCATCCACCAACAGGGCGCTGACTCGGCCGGGATCAGCCTCCACAGCGGATTGGACCACACGTCCCAAAACCTTTCCCTCCGAGATCGAGTAAACTGGGCTATCCAGCAATTGAGCTAGTGGTATAAAACTCATTCAAATACCTCCCTCCTGGAATCCAGGACTTTTGGCTCCTGTGATTGCCTCTCTTAGAATCCTCCGCGCCACTTCATCTTCCTTGTCTAATTCCTCCAGGATGTGGCGCGCTATCTTGACCGCCTCAGGATGATCCCCCTTCCTCAGGAAATGTCCTGCCTCTGCAATCAAGTACCCTCTTTGCGAACGCTCGTAGTCAAGACTCCTGCTGTTGCGGATAACATCTTCAGCGGACTCTAAACTGACAGGCGGATACGCAAGAGACATGGCCACTATGAACCCCACAACAAAAGTAATGCCTCCGATCGACAACCCCTTTATGGCGTTCCATTCCATATCCAGTCAGGCCTTTCATCAGTGTGACTATTCATAAATGTTCTAATACGCAATGTGTGTGACTTCCTCATTGATCTTTGCTTGCAATCTCGCACATGCACGACTATGATTCAAATGAATAACGTTTGATTAATCATGAGGCTATTTCATAATGATCCATTCGTTTCAGATTCTCTGTGACCTGATTGAGACTCAGAGCTTCACGGAAACCGCGGAAAAGAACTTTCTGACCCAATCGGCGATCAGCCACCACCTTAAGTCGCTGGAGACAAAGCTCGGGGTGCAGCTCGTTGAAAGGGGATACCGCAAGCTCCGGTTGACCGACTACGGCAAGCTCGTATATGGAAAGGCTCGCAATATCGTTGACGAGTTTGAGGAATTACAGACCCTCCTCAAACAGCCGCAGGACGAGATCCGGGGAACGCTGCGTTTAGGCTCCATCTACACAGCAGGCTTACACCTTCTCTTGCCGTATACAGCAGAATTTGCGAAAAAATACCCGCAGACAACGCTGCGGCTGAAGTACCTGCTTTCTCCGGAAATCTATGAGGGAGTGCTGCAAAACCGTTTGGACTTGGGTGTGGTGGACTTCCCCAGGCAACACGCCGGGATTCAGATTGTGCCCTTTCATTCCGAACCCCTGGTCATGATCACCCCTCCGAATCATCCATGGGCCAAGCTCAAGCAAATCAGCCTTCGCAAATTGGGAAATGAGCCCTTTATTGCCGCATCGGAGGAACTCCCCATCCGTCAGGTATTTGACAAAATATTCTCCGATGCTGGGGTTCGAGTCCACATCGCGTATACCTTCAACAATGTCGAGGTTGTGAAAAAGGCTGTTGCCACCGGCCTGGGAGTCTCGATCGTCCCCAAGACTGCAGTCCAGGGCGAGATCCGCTCAGGCGAGCTGAGCAGCGTCAAGTTTATGGAAACCTTTCTCGAATGGCCGCTCGCTCTGATCCACCGCAAGCACACCCGTCAAAAGTCTGCAGTCCGCAAGTTCATCGAACTCATGACCTGCTGAAGGAGAGTTGGTTCGGAATAAGAGTCTGCACCACGAATTCAGCCTACTCGCTCCTTCATCTTGTCGAGAGCTCCCAGGGCCCGGTCTCTAGCCTGGGAATGGTCAATCACCGGATTGGGGTAGTTTTTGCCAAAATCCACTCGCGCAGCGCTGAGCTCATCGGCCGGCGCTTCCCATGGCCGGTGAAGCCACTTGGCCGGCATTTCACCCAGCTCGGGAATCCACCGGCGCACATAATTCCCGTAAGGGTCGAATTTCTCCCCTTGAATGACTGGGTTGAAGATCCGGAAATAGGGAGCCGCGTCCGCACCGCAACCAGCCACCCACTGCCAGCCCAACGTATTGTTGGCAAGGTCTGCATCGACCAAGGTGTCCCAGAACCAGCGCGCCCCCTCTTGCCAGGGAAGCAGAAGATCCTTTACTAAGAAGGATGCCGTCACCATTCTCACTCTGTTATGCATCCATCCGCTTTCCCAAAGCTGCCGCATTCCAGCGTCGACAATCGGATAACCCGTTCGGCCCCGCTGCCAAGCCCGCAAATTCTCCGCGCCCTTCCGCCAAGGGAAACGCCTGAACTCCGGCTTTAACGGCTGCGAGGGCGTGTCCGGAAAATGATACAGGAGATGATGAGCAAATTCGCGCCAACCCAACTGCCGCAAATGTGCCGAAAGACTGGCTTGGGCCTTGGGTGTCTGGCCTTGGGATTTTCTAATCAGCTCGTGCCGCACTCGATGCGGGCTGATCTCTCCCCAAGTCAAATGGGCAGACAATGCAGAAGTGCCTTCCAAGTCAGGACGGTCCCGGTCACCGGCATAACTTAAGGCCGGCTCGTCGAGAAACTTCTTCAGCCTTTGCCAGGCGCCCTTTTCACCCGGCTGCCAAGCCTCTTTCATTCCGCCGGTCCAATCCGGAAGCGGCAATAAATCCAAAGCAGATAAGGATTCTCCGGCCGGATAGTTCTGCGGTACGGGTATTCGCGCAGGCACCCCATGCGAATCGAATACCCAGGGCAGAGCGTGGAGGACTTTCCAGAAAGGCGTGAACACCTGGTAAGGCTTGCCCGCCTGGTTGAGGAACTCATCCGGTTCATTGAGCAAGCTCCCGCTCAAGAGCCGGACCTCCACACCGGAGTCACGGAAGCTGAGTTGGATGTCCTCCTCCACTTTTCTGGCCGCCGGCTCGTAACGGCGGTGCCCAACCAATAGATCGGCTGAGCTTTCCTGAAAGACTTGCTTCAATATCTCCAAGGTGCTGCCCGAGCGCACGACGAGAGGCGCGCCCTTCTTTTCGAGATCAGCGGCCAATGCAGACAAGGATTGATGAAGCCACCAACGGCTTGCGGCCCCGGGCGCCCATCCCCCTTCGGAGTCCGGATCCCAGATAAAGAGCGGAATAATTTTTCTCTTTCTCGCTAAGGCCTCTTCGAGAGCTGTGTTGTCCCTTAGCCTCAAGTCTTTTCGGAACCACAGAATGGCTTTCTTTTCCATTACACGTGTTTCCTGAATACGAGTGACTTTAACGGTTGAGCCAAAAGAAGGAAGCATTCAGCAATGCGGCGAAGCCCCGGTGTTCTCATCCGGCTGGACTCTTGCTGCCAAATCAACGCAGCCGCCAATCCCATCATTCGGTAGAGAATACTCCAACCAACGGGAAAGACTGCGTCCGGAGGCGTAAACGCAGGGCGAACCAATGTCTCGCACCACACACCCGGCTCGAAGCGGCTGCTGAGAGCCCCGACTGCCGGACACAAACCGACCCAGCCCAGCACAACCCATGCCGATTTACGGCTGCTACTTAATTCGGGAAGCATCTGAACCTTCCTCTTGTGTCCCGTGCTTTTCAAAAAGATAATGACTCACTCCCCATTCCCTTCCTCCCGCATGGCCAAAGAGCTCAGCACAGGCCATAAAAAAGACTCGCCAGAAAGAAAAACGCTTCCGGGCCTCTTCCGGCCCGTAGGTCTTGGCAAAAATCTCCAGGATCTCTTTGCGGTTCTTGTCTTGATTCTTCAACCACGCCTCACATGTTCGATGGTAGTGCGTTCCGCTCACACGCCACTGGCGCTGTAGTTTTAAATCCTTCTGAAAATAACTCAGAAGATCTTCCGAGGGCATAAGCCCTCCTGTGAAAAACTCGCGCGCCATCCAATCACTCGCACCCTCGTCTACAAAGGGATAAGCAAAGCTGCGATGGGTAAACATATGCACAAAGAGCTTCCCATTGGGTTTAAGCCATCCGGAAATACGAGCCAGGAGCTCCTGATAATTGCGCATGTGTTCGAACATTTCTACGGATAGCACACGATCAAATCGCTCTTGGGTGCCAAACTCATTCATGTCCGCACATATCACCTGCACATTGCCCAGGCCCAGGCGCTCGGCTTTCTCCTCTATATAGGCCTTTTGGTACCGGGAATTACTCACCCCAACCACCGTA from Candidatus Omnitrophota bacterium includes these protein-coding regions:
- a CDS encoding helix-turn-helix transcriptional regulator — protein: MKIVGIQMKRLRRERQITLRELAHKVGVSASFLSQVEQGKTSPSLVTLKKVADHLQTTVGNLVGEQHKVLDDPVVREADRDAIRDIGSDIKMFVLSNPGPTKQMQPLLFELEREASSGTDVYTHYGQEFVLVLKGSLELNLEDKTYQLKKGDSIYFNSHTPHSFRNIHQGKTEALWVVTPPTF
- a CDS encoding LysR family transcriptional regulator — encoded protein: MIHSFQILCDLIETQSFTETAEKNFLTQSAISHHLKSLETKLGVQLVERGYRKLRLTDYGKLVYGKARNIVDEFEELQTLLKQPQDEIRGTLRLGSIYTAGLHLLLPYTAEFAKKYPQTTLRLKYLLSPEIYEGVLQNRLDLGVVDFPRQHAGIQIVPFHSEPLVMITPPNHPWAKLKQISLRKLGNEPFIAASEELPIRQVFDKIFSDAGVRVHIAYTFNNVEVVKKAVATGLGVSIVPKTAVQGEIRSGELSSVKFMETFLEWPLALIHRKHTRQKSAVRKFIELMTC
- a CDS encoding deoxyribodipyrimidine photo-lyase, whose protein sequence is MEKKAILWFRKDLRLRDNTALEEALARKRKIIPLFIWDPDSEGGWAPGAASRWWLHQSLSALAADLEKKGAPLVVRSGSTLEILKQVFQESSADLLVGHRRYEPAARKVEEDIQLSFRDSGVEVRLLSGSLLNEPDEFLNQAGKPYQVFTPFWKVLHALPWVFDSHGVPARIPVPQNYPAGESLSALDLLPLPDWTGGMKEAWQPGEKGAWQRLKKFLDEPALSYAGDRDRPDLEGTSALSAHLTWGEISPHRVRHELIRKSQGQTPKAQASLSAHLRQLGWREFAHHLLYHFPDTPSQPLKPEFRRFPWRKGAENLRAWQRGRTGYPIVDAGMRQLWESGWMHNRVRMVTASFLVKDLLLPWQEGARWFWDTLVDADLANNTLGWQWVAGCGADAAPYFRIFNPVIQGEKFDPYGNYVRRWIPELGEMPAKWLHRPWEAPADELSAARVDFGKNYPNPVIDHSQARDRALGALDKMKERVG
- a CDS encoding tryptophan-rich sensory protein — encoded protein: MLPELSSSRKSAWVVLGWVGLCPAVGALSSRFEPGVWCETLVRPAFTPPDAVFPVGWSILYRMMGLAAALIWQQESSRMRTPGLRRIAECFLLLAQPLKSLVFRKHV
- a CDS encoding class I SAM-dependent methyltransferase, which gives rise to MPLYEELIARELIPDCVLRPAIRHLNARKLRVEALGGKAVQRRRLEDLLEELRSSPIALNTQEANTQHYEVPPAFYEKVLGKRLKYSGGLWPEGVDTLDESEEKMLALTAERAELTNGQQVLELGCGWGSLTLYVAGRFPESTVVGVSNSRYQKAYIEEKAERLGLGNVQVICADMNEFGTQERFDRVLSVEMFEHMRNYQELLARISGWLKPNGKLFVHMFTHRSFAYPFVDEGASDWMAREFFTGGLMPSEDLLSYFQKDLKLQRQWRVSGTHYHRTCEAWLKNQDKNRKEILEIFAKTYGPEEARKRFSFWRVFFMACAELFGHAGGREWGVSHYLFEKHGTQEEGSDASRIK